The proteins below come from a single Stomoxys calcitrans chromosome 1, idStoCalc2.1, whole genome shotgun sequence genomic window:
- the LOC131994637 gene encoding uncharacterized protein LOC131994637 isoform X2, which yields MLLGVATKKSRSLFTTASHPSGWFSAAFYHLHKIYCRQFLKMAVKDRRRAVVRHKYCLNCLARSHKTAQCTSTNLCQRCERGHHTLLHEPIQQRLQPERCRADRRRVLKTKCQRPTTQLRPAERGGHNSANSRLRYGNNSNSEKSQRCLEKAFRILNQLKRAL from the exons ATGCTTCTTGGTGTTGCCACGAAGAAGTCTCGATCTCTTTTTACTACAGCATCACATCCAAGTGGTTGGTTCTCTGCAGCCTTTTATCATCTACATAAAAT ATATTGTAGACAGTTCTTAAAAATGGCGGTCAAAGATCGTCGTCGTGCTGTTGTTCGCCATAAGTATTGCTTAAATTGTTTGGCCCGTTCGCATAAAACAGCGCAGTGCACATCAACTAATTTATGCCAACGTTGCGAAAGGGGACACCACACCCTACTCCATGAACCAATTCAACAAAGACTACAACCAGAACGATGCCGAGCTGACAGAAGAAGAGTTCTAAAAACCAAATGCCAACGTCCAACTACACAATTGCGTCCAGCCGAGAGAGGTGGTCATAACTCAGCAAATTCTAGACTACGTTATGGTAATAACAGTAATTCAGAAAAATCTCAACGGTGCCTGGAGAAAGCTTTTCGTATATTGAACCAGCTCAAACGCGCTCTATAA
- the LOC131994637 gene encoding uncharacterized protein LOC131994637 isoform X4, whose translation MIYCRQFLKMAVKDRRRAVVRHKYCLNCLARSHKTAQCTSTNLCQRCERGHHTLLHEPIQQRLQPERCRADRRRVLKTKCQRPTTQLRPAERGGHNSANSRLRYGNNSNSEKSQRCLEKAFRILNQLKRAL comes from the exons ATGAT ATATTGTAGACAGTTCTTAAAAATGGCGGTCAAAGATCGTCGTCGTGCTGTTGTTCGCCATAAGTATTGCTTAAATTGTTTGGCCCGTTCGCATAAAACAGCGCAGTGCACATCAACTAATTTATGCCAACGTTGCGAAAGGGGACACCACACCCTACTCCATGAACCAATTCAACAAAGACTACAACCAGAACGATGCCGAGCTGACAGAAGAAGAGTTCTAAAAACCAAATGCCAACGTCCAACTACACAATTGCGTCCAGCCGAGAGAGGTGGTCATAACTCAGCAAATTCTAGACTACGTTATGGTAATAACAGTAATTCAGAAAAATCTCAACGGTGCCTGGAGAAAGCTTTTCGTATATTGAACCAGCTCAAACGCGCTCTATAA
- the LOC131994637 gene encoding uncharacterized protein LOC131994637 isoform X1, translating into MLLGVATKKSRSLFTTASHPSGWFSAAFYHLHKMDRRNSRIHQCLICKNYHPLRYCRQFLKMAVKDRRRAVVRHKYCLNCLARSHKTAQCTSTNLCQRCERGHHTLLHEPIQQRLQPERCRADRRRVLKTKCQRPTTQLRPAERGGHNSANSRLRYGNNSNSEKSQRCLEKAFRILNQLKRAL; encoded by the exons ATGCTTCTTGGTGTTGCCACGAAGAAGTCTCGATCTCTTTTTACTACAGCATCACATCCAAGTGGTTGGTTCTCTGCAGCCTTTTATCATCTACATAAAAT GGACAGAAGAAATTCCAGAATCCATCAATGCctaatttgtaaaaattatcaCCCTCTTAGATATTGTAGACAGTTCTTAAAAATGGCGGTCAAAGATCGTCGTCGTGCTGTTGTTCGCCATAAGTATTGCTTAAATTGTTTGGCCCGTTCGCATAAAACAGCGCAGTGCACATCAACTAATTTATGCCAACGTTGCGAAAGGGGACACCACACCCTACTCCATGAACCAATTCAACAAAGACTACAACCAGAACGATGCCGAGCTGACAGAAGAAGAGTTCTAAAAACCAAATGCCAACGTCCAACTACACAATTGCGTCCAGCCGAGAGAGGTGGTCATAACTCAGCAAATTCTAGACTACGTTATGGTAATAACAGTAATTCAGAAAAATCTCAACGGTGCCTGGAGAAAGCTTTTCGTATATTGAACCAGCTCAAACGCGCTCTATAA
- the LOC131994637 gene encoding uncharacterized protein LOC131994637 isoform X3 — translation MMDRRNSRIHQCLICKNYHPLRYCRQFLKMAVKDRRRAVVRHKYCLNCLARSHKTAQCTSTNLCQRCERGHHTLLHEPIQQRLQPERCRADRRRVLKTKCQRPTTQLRPAERGGHNSANSRLRYGNNSNSEKSQRCLEKAFRILNQLKRAL, via the exons ATGAT GGACAGAAGAAATTCCAGAATCCATCAATGCctaatttgtaaaaattatcaCCCTCTTAGATATTGTAGACAGTTCTTAAAAATGGCGGTCAAAGATCGTCGTCGTGCTGTTGTTCGCCATAAGTATTGCTTAAATTGTTTGGCCCGTTCGCATAAAACAGCGCAGTGCACATCAACTAATTTATGCCAACGTTGCGAAAGGGGACACCACACCCTACTCCATGAACCAATTCAACAAAGACTACAACCAGAACGATGCCGAGCTGACAGAAGAAGAGTTCTAAAAACCAAATGCCAACGTCCAACTACACAATTGCGTCCAGCCGAGAGAGGTGGTCATAACTCAGCAAATTCTAGACTACGTTATGGTAATAACAGTAATTCAGAAAAATCTCAACGGTGCCTGGAGAAAGCTTTTCGTATATTGAACCAGCTCAAACGCGCTCTATAA